The Deltaproteobacteria bacterium genome contains a region encoding:
- the aroF gene encoding 3-deoxy-7-phosphoheptulonate synthase: protein MIIVLKAGSTDGEILLVEEKIKSHGLSAHISRGTERTIIGAIGDERHLDPEAFEGLECVEKVLRILKPYKLVSRDFRKEDTVITVRGKKIGGGSVALFAGPCSVENREMMIGIGGSVAAAGASFLRGGAFKPRTSPYAFQGLGEEGLRYLAEARDATGLPVATELMDPRDIDLVARYADVIQIGARNMQNFRLLTEVGKLNMPVILKRGLSATIVEWLMSAEYIASEGNQQIILCERGIRTYEQATRNTFDVSAIPIVKGLSHLPVIADPSHAAGKVGLVEPLAAAAIAAGTDGVMVEVHNRPEAALSDGPQSLKPEAFHAMVSRLNRIASAVGKTLGCA from the coding sequence ATGATCATCGTGTTGAAAGCGGGATCGACCGACGGGGAAATACTGCTTGTCGAGGAGAAGATCAAGTCCCACGGGCTCTCCGCCCACATCTCGAGAGGGACGGAGCGGACGATCATCGGGGCGATCGGAGACGAGCGCCACCTCGACCCCGAGGCGTTCGAGGGGCTGGAATGCGTCGAGAAGGTCCTTCGTATCCTCAAGCCCTACAAGCTGGTCAGCCGTGATTTCCGGAAAGAGGACACCGTCATCACCGTGCGGGGGAAGAAGATAGGCGGCGGAAGCGTCGCGCTCTTCGCGGGCCCCTGCTCGGTGGAGAACCGGGAAATGATGATCGGGATCGGCGGGTCCGTGGCGGCGGCGGGCGCATCGTTCCTGCGCGGAGGAGCGTTCAAGCCCCGCACTTCACCATACGCATTCCAGGGGCTGGGGGAGGAAGGCCTGCGTTACCTGGCCGAGGCGCGCGATGCGACGGGGCTGCCTGTCGCCACCGAGCTCATGGACCCGCGCGACATAGACCTCGTCGCCAGGTACGCGGACGTGATCCAGATCGGCGCCCGCAACATGCAGAATTTCCGGCTGCTGACCGAGGTGGGAAAGCTGAACATGCCGGTTATCCTCAAAAGGGGGCTTTCCGCCACGATCGTGGAATGGCTGATGTCCGCCGAGTACATAGCCTCGGAGGGGAACCAGCAGATAATCCTCTGCGAGCGCGGGATACGCACCTACGAGCAGGCCACCCGCAACACGTTCGACGTTTCCGCCATTCCGATCGTGAAGGGGCTTTCTCATCTTCCCGTGATAGCGGACCCCAGTCACGCGGCCGGGAAGGTGGGCCTCGTGGAGCCGCTCGCCGCCGCGGCCATCGCCGCCGGCACGGACGGCGTCATGGTGGAGGTTCACAACAGGCCGGAGGCGGCGCTTTCCGACGGCCCGCAATCGCTCAAGCCCGAAGCGTTTCACGCGATGGTCTCCCGGCTGAACAGGATCGCATCCGCCGTCGGGAAAACGTTGGGGTGCGCATGA
- the pheA gene encoding prephenate dehydratase encodes MTAHRLKELRVEIDRLDDMILDLLNRRAKAVIEVGKIKSDENLQFYVPEREVEILRRLTAANPGPFPNDALKAIYREVISASHALEKPLSVAFLGPRATFTHLACLKHFGESADYVPQINVSEVFQAVERSVADFGVVPIENSSEGIVSNTLDMFVAHNLIICGEIMVEVSHDLLSVTGDPEHIRKIYSHPHAIAQCRGWLEKNLRATPVFDVESTARAAELAADDPSAAAIAGEAAAKIYGLKSIRKRIQDNTNNFTRFIILGKIAPNRTGNDKTSIVFAARDEVGALHLMLEPFAKYQVNLTKIESRPVKTKAWEYLFFLDMEGHISSDPVANAVDELRMRAQFLKILGSYPRAI; translated from the coding sequence GTGACGGCGCACCGGCTGAAGGAACTGCGCGTCGAAATCGACCGGCTGGACGACATGATCCTCGACCTGCTGAACCGCAGGGCGAAGGCGGTGATCGAGGTCGGGAAGATCAAGTCGGACGAGAACCTCCAGTTCTACGTCCCGGAGCGGGAGGTCGAGATCCTGCGGCGCCTCACGGCCGCGAACCCCGGCCCCTTCCCCAACGACGCGCTCAAGGCGATTTACCGGGAAGTCATCTCGGCCTCCCACGCGCTGGAGAAGCCGCTCTCCGTGGCTTTCCTCGGCCCCCGCGCGACTTTCACGCACCTTGCGTGCCTGAAGCATTTCGGCGAGAGCGCCGACTACGTCCCGCAGATCAACGTTTCGGAGGTCTTCCAGGCGGTTGAGCGCAGCGTGGCGGACTTCGGCGTCGTCCCGATCGAGAACTCCAGCGAAGGGATCGTGAGCAACACGCTGGACATGTTCGTCGCGCACAACCTTATCATCTGCGGCGAGATCATGGTCGAGGTGTCCCATGACCTGCTCTCCGTAACGGGAGACCCGGAGCACATCAGGAAAATCTACTCGCATCCGCACGCGATCGCCCAGTGCAGGGGGTGGCTGGAGAAGAACCTGCGGGCAACGCCCGTTTTCGACGTGGAGAGCACGGCGCGCGCCGCGGAGCTGGCGGCGGACGATCCGTCCGCTGCTGCGATCGCCGGGGAGGCGGCCGCCAAGATCTACGGGCTCAAGAGCATCCGGAAACGGATCCAGGACAATACGAACAACTTCACGCGGTTCATCATCCTCGGGAAGATCGCGCCGAACCGGACCGGAAACGACAAGACCTCGATCGTGTTCGCGGCCAGGGACGAAGTGGGGGCGCTCCACCTCATGCTGGAGCCCTTCGCGAAGTACCAGGTCAATCTCACCAAGATCGAATCCCGGCCGGTAAAGACGAAGGCCTGGGAGTACCTCTTCTTCCTCGACATGGAGGGGCACATCTCGTCCGACCCGGTAGCGAATGCCGTGGACGAGCTCCGGATGCGGGCCCAATTTCTGAAAATCCTCGGATCCTATCCCCGCGCCATCTGA
- the miaA gene encoding tRNA (adenosine(37)-N6)-dimethylallyltransferase MiaA codes for MEENRLLALSGPTAAGKTALALSLARIYPLEIVNADSLQVYRGMDIGTAKPDAGERNEVPHHLIDVANPDEEFNAGRFVAEAEIVIRGIRQRGKFPLVAGGTGMYIRALLRGLDPLPSDPRIRAGLARRWKEEGGAVLFGELGKIDPASAAAIHPSDRIRVLRALEVAAVAGVPASGLKGRWSNVERKFRILFISLSMEREKLYCRIEERVEKMFRDGLVEEVRGLLAAGYGADLKPMKSLGYRHVISHLSGAVSLSGAVAEIKRDTRRYAKRQSTWLSREPDAVRIDAENAAETAAALAGKFLS; via the coding sequence ATGGAGGAAAACCGCCTTCTGGCGTTGTCCGGGCCGACCGCCGCGGGAAAGACCGCGCTCGCCCTCTCCCTCGCCCGCATCTATCCGCTGGAAATAGTGAACGCCGACTCCCTCCAGGTATATCGGGGAATGGACATCGGCACCGCCAAGCCGGACGCCGGGGAAAGGAACGAAGTTCCCCACCACCTTATCGACGTCGCGAACCCCGACGAGGAGTTCAACGCCGGCCGGTTCGTGGCCGAGGCGGAGATCGTCATACGCGGTATCAGGCAGCGGGGAAAGTTTCCGCTGGTGGCGGGGGGGACCGGGATGTATATCCGGGCGCTGCTGCGCGGGCTCGATCCGCTTCCTTCCGATCCGCGGATCCGTGCGGGGCTCGCGCGCCGGTGGAAAGAGGAGGGCGGCGCAGTCCTGTTCGGGGAACTCGGGAAGATCGATCCGGCTTCCGCGGCGGCGATCCATCCCTCCGACCGGATCCGTGTCTTGCGTGCGCTGGAGGTGGCCGCAGTCGCCGGGGTTCCTGCAAGCGGCCTTAAAGGCCGGTGGAGCAACGTGGAAAGGAAATTCCGAATCCTGTTCATTTCGCTTTCCATGGAGCGTGAAAAACTGTACTGTCGCATCGAAGAACGCGTGGAGAAGATGTTCCGTGACGGGCTGGTGGAAGAGGTGCGCGGGCTATTGGCGGCGGGATACGGGGCGGACCTCAAACCCATGAAGTCGCTGGGGTATCGTCATGTCATATCGCATCTTTCCGGCGCCGTTTCCCTTTCGGGGGCGGTCGCGGAAATAAAGCGGGACACGCGGCGTTACGCGAAGCGCCAATCTACCTGGCTCTCCCGGGAGCCCGACGCGGTGCGGATCGACGCGGAAAACGCGGCGGAAACGGCTGCCGCATTGGCCGGAAAGTTCTTGAGTTGA
- a CDS encoding acetyl-CoA carboxylase carboxyltransferase subunit alpha, with the protein MILQYLDFEKPIIDLENRLEQLRRVDDGTDKNLREEIVKLDKKIGKIRKEIFSNLTRWQITQLARHPNRPYMLDYINLCFKNFLEIHGDRAFKDDPPVVCGFAELDGEKVLIIGQQKGRNTTEKIRRNFGMANPEGYRKALRVMKLAEKFRLPVITFVDTPGAFPGIGAEERGQSEAIARNLLEMARLETPILVVVVGEGGSGGALALGVGDTILMMEYAVYSVISPEGCASILWRDTARAETAAEMMKITAVDLKKFDVVDRIIPEPLGGAHRDHKAAADAVRVAMVESVAALKPLSVRELLDRRYAKFRDIGVIRRKTGSNG; encoded by the coding sequence ATGATCCTTCAGTATCTGGATTTCGAAAAGCCGATCATCGACCTTGAGAACCGCCTCGAGCAGCTACGGCGTGTGGACGACGGGACGGACAAGAACCTCCGGGAAGAAATCGTCAAGCTGGATAAAAAGATCGGCAAGATCCGCAAGGAGATATTCTCGAACCTGACGCGCTGGCAGATCACACAGCTTGCCCGCCATCCGAATCGGCCATATATGCTCGATTACATAAACCTTTGCTTTAAGAATTTCCTCGAGATCCACGGCGATCGGGCGTTCAAGGACGACCCCCCGGTCGTCTGCGGCTTCGCGGAGCTGGACGGCGAAAAGGTCCTCATCATCGGGCAGCAGAAAGGCCGGAACACGACCGAAAAAATCCGCAGGAATTTCGGCATGGCGAACCCGGAAGGGTACCGCAAGGCGCTGCGCGTGATGAAGCTCGCGGAGAAGTTCCGTCTTCCGGTCATCACGTTCGTCGACACCCCCGGCGCGTTTCCGGGCATCGGCGCGGAGGAGCGGGGACAGTCCGAGGCGATCGCAAGGAACCTGCTTGAGATGGCGCGTCTGGAGACCCCGATCCTCGTCGTCGTCGTCGGAGAGGGAGGCAGCGGCGGGGCGCTTGCGCTGGGAGTCGGCGACACTATACTTATGATGGAGTACGCCGTCTACTCGGTCATCTCGCCTGAAGGCTGCGCTTCGATCCTCTGGCGGGACACCGCGCGTGCGGAGACCGCGGCGGAAATGATGAAGATCACCGCCGTAGACCTCAAGAAGTTCGACGTAGTGGACCGGATCATCCCCGAGCCTCTCGGGGGAGCCCACAGGGACCACAAGGCGGCCGCCGACGCGGTCCGGGTCGCCATGGTCGAGTCCGTCGCCGCCCTAAAGCCCCTCTCCGTGCGGGAGCTGCTCGACCGCCGGTACGCGAAGTTCCGCGACATCGGCGTTATCCGCAGGAAGACGGGGAGCAACGGGTGA
- a CDS encoding (d)CMP kinase: MREKPIVTIDGPSGAGKTTVSRLLAERASLTRLDTGAMYRACALAALKSGIPWSDGERLGRLCAEMDLDFRKGDGGDLRLFLSDEDVSEAIRTPGISMGASEVSAHRPVREAMVSLQRKLGEAGGTVLEGRDTGTVVFPDAEAKFFLDAVAAVRARRRFLEWGKEARKPFEEVLREVLQRDVQDSTREHSPLRMARDAVYIDTTTLTADEVVTEMLRHIPGEPGKGK; encoded by the coding sequence TTGAGGGAAAAGCCCATCGTGACGATAGACGGTCCTTCGGGGGCGGGAAAGACGACGGTCTCCCGTCTCCTCGCGGAACGCGCATCCCTGACCCGGCTGGATACCGGGGCGATGTACCGGGCGTGCGCTCTCGCTGCCCTCAAAAGCGGGATCCCCTGGTCGGACGGAGAGCGCCTGGGCCGTCTGTGCGCGGAGATGGACCTCGATTTCCGGAAGGGGGACGGCGGAGATCTACGGCTGTTCCTGTCGGACGAGGACGTAAGCGAAGCCATCCGTACGCCCGGGATCAGCATGGGCGCCTCGGAGGTTTCGGCCCACAGGCCGGTCCGGGAGGCGATGGTTTCGCTGCAGCGGAAACTGGGCGAGGCGGGCGGCACCGTGCTCGAAGGCCGCGACACGGGGACGGTCGTGTTTCCCGACGCCGAGGCGAAGTTTTTCCTGGACGCCGTCGCTGCGGTCAGGGCGAGGCGGCGGTTCCTGGAATGGGGCAAGGAAGCGCGGAAACCCTTCGAAGAGGTGCTCCGGGAGGTGCTGCAGCGGGATGTCCAGGACAGCACGCGGGAACATTCCCCGCTGAGAATGGCCCGGGACGCGGTGTATATCGACACCACCACGCTCACCGCGGACGAAGTGGTTACGGAGATGCTCAGGCATATCCCCGGCGAGCCGGGGAAAGGGAAATAA
- the mutL gene encoding DNA mismatch repair endonuclease MutL gives MAGRIQILSDTVVNQIAAGEVVERPASVLKELLENAVDAVASRIEAEVSGAFPFTLRVSDNGTGMTQDELEIAVRRHSTSKIRSAEDLQKISTYGFRGEALPSIGSVSNLRIVTRPASRTLGAEIAVAGGEIKTLRQAGTPAGTTVEVSDLFGNVPARRKFLKTPRTEMLHLWEVFHMVALPREGIAFRMYDGRSAVSYEAAETRLARAIRYAGDDGKYLVPLHLSSPFFRVSGWAGLPHLSRFGATGMSFFVNGRHFRDRAVFAAVKEAYRGILPADRYPVAFVFIECDPMEVDVNVHPSKTEARFRYARELSELLRHAIGGAVGEPPALSIPPRPAVQPEGERIPVSSPPAGVGENGRLFAGAPEFPAAAGLGQTEPGAGFFSSLKPVAQILGTYIVCEKTGEVVIIDQHAADERIVYSRLKDLLLGSGAAAQRWLVPQLVTLPGAAMSERAEVESFLSRTGFLFEPAGRDRYKLSGGPAILGHFDVKRWWKDFCEFLTAQETAPKGIFDADRELWRIACHASVRSGDILEKEGMRALLNELDHAVGAHSCPHGRPVWVRISGAELGRMFGRT, from the coding sequence GTGGCGGGACGAATACAAATCCTTTCCGACACGGTCGTCAACCAGATCGCCGCCGGCGAGGTCGTGGAACGTCCCGCATCCGTGCTCAAGGAACTTCTCGAGAACGCCGTGGACGCCGTTGCCTCGCGTATAGAGGCGGAGGTCTCCGGGGCATTTCCCTTCACGCTGCGGGTATCCGACAACGGGACGGGCATGACCCAGGACGAGCTCGAAATCGCCGTCCGCCGTCACAGCACGAGCAAGATCCGGTCGGCCGAAGATCTCCAGAAAATTTCCACTTACGGCTTCCGCGGGGAAGCGCTCCCTTCCATAGGCTCGGTCTCGAATCTGCGGATAGTGACCCGCCCCGCCTCGCGGACCCTGGGCGCGGAAATCGCAGTGGCGGGCGGAGAGATCAAGACGCTCCGGCAGGCGGGGACTCCGGCGGGGACCACCGTGGAAGTGTCCGATCTTTTCGGCAACGTTCCTGCAAGGAGGAAGTTCCTCAAAACCCCTCGCACCGAGATGCTTCACCTGTGGGAGGTATTCCACATGGTGGCCCTTCCGCGCGAGGGGATCGCGTTCCGGATGTACGACGGCAGAAGCGCCGTCTCCTACGAGGCGGCGGAGACCCGCCTGGCCCGGGCGATCAGGTATGCGGGAGACGACGGGAAATATCTCGTCCCTCTGCATCTTTCCTCTCCCTTCTTCCGCGTGTCGGGGTGGGCGGGGCTTCCCCATCTGTCACGTTTCGGTGCAACCGGCATGTCTTTCTTCGTCAACGGACGCCATTTCCGCGATAGGGCGGTCTTCGCCGCAGTCAAGGAGGCGTACAGGGGGATCCTTCCCGCCGACAGGTATCCGGTCGCATTCGTATTCATCGAGTGCGATCCCATGGAAGTCGACGTAAACGTCCATCCCTCGAAGACCGAGGCGAGGTTCCGTTACGCAAGGGAGCTCTCAGAGCTTCTGCGACACGCGATCGGCGGCGCGGTGGGGGAGCCTCCCGCCCTGTCGATCCCCCCGAGGCCCGCCGTGCAGCCGGAAGGCGAACGGATTCCCGTATCGTCTCCGCCGGCCGGAGTCGGGGAAAACGGCCGGCTCTTCGCGGGCGCACCGGAATTTCCCGCGGCGGCGGGGCTCGGGCAGACCGAGCCGGGAGCGGGCTTCTTCTCCTCCCTCAAGCCCGTCGCGCAGATCCTCGGAACATACATCGTCTGCGAAAAGACTGGAGAGGTCGTGATCATAGATCAGCATGCCGCGGACGAAAGGATCGTCTATTCCCGGCTGAAGGACCTTCTCCTCGGAAGCGGAGCCGCCGCACAGCGATGGCTTGTCCCGCAGCTGGTCACGTTGCCCGGCGCGGCTATGAGCGAGCGGGCCGAAGTGGAGAGCTTCCTCTCACGCACGGGATTTCTCTTCGAGCCTGCGGGAAGGGACAGGTACAAGCTTTCGGGCGGTCCGGCGATCCTCGGGCATTTCGACGTGAAGCGGTGGTGGAAGGATTTCTGCGAATTCCTGACAGCACAGGAGACCGCGCCGAAGGGTATCTTCGACGCGGACCGGGAATTGTGGCGGATAGCGTGCCATGCGTCGGTGCGCTCGGGGGACATCCTGGAAAAGGAAGGCATGCGCGCACTGCTGAACGAGCTCGACCATGCCGTCGGCGCCCATAGCTGCCCGCACGGCCGCCCGGTGTGGGTGAGAATATCCGGCGCCGAACTGGGGCGGATGTTCGGGCGGACCTGA
- the aroA gene encoding 3-phosphoshikimate 1-carboxyvinyltransferase, producing MKNRVRISGSIRIPGDKSISHRAAMLSALADGESRIRGFLHAGDTYSTVGMMRALGASVIQDSDNEIVVGGCGLRGLSEPDDVIDAGNSGTTMRIGAGILAAQPFMTVVTGDRYLRRRPMKRIVEPLARMGAAISGRKGNTLPPLCIRGGNLAGIRYEMPVASAQVKSSLLFAGLFADGPTTVVEPLPSRDHTERMLSAMGAKVTRDGNEVTVHPAERLDPLSIAVPGDISSAAFFIVLAASVPGATLRLEGIGVNPLRTGLVNVLRRMGAEVQLESLRQEGMEPVADIEVQGLELASTEVSPAEIPGMIDEVPALCVAAALAVGRTDIRGAGELRVKESDRIGAMVSALASLGVRCGEYPDGLWIEGPSAIVPGARCDSLGDHRIAMSLEILAAASGVPIEVADTACIDTSFPTFRSLLSRIVS from the coding sequence ATGAAAAACAGGGTCAGGATCTCGGGATCCATAAGGATCCCGGGGGACAAGTCGATCAGCCATCGGGCGGCGATGCTGTCCGCGCTGGCGGACGGGGAGAGCCGAATCCGGGGTTTTCTCCACGCCGGGGACACTTACTCCACGGTGGGGATGATGCGCGCGCTCGGCGCTTCGGTCATCCAGGATTCCGATAACGAAATCGTGGTCGGGGGATGCGGGCTGCGGGGGCTTTCCGAACCGGATGACGTGATCGACGCCGGCAATTCGGGGACGACGATGAGGATCGGCGCGGGGATACTCGCGGCCCAGCCCTTCATGACGGTCGTGACGGGTGACCGGTACCTGCGCCGCCGGCCGATGAAGCGTATCGTGGAGCCGCTGGCCCGCATGGGTGCGGCGATTTCCGGGCGAAAGGGAAACACGCTCCCGCCGCTCTGCATCCGCGGCGGAAATCTTGCCGGGATCAGGTACGAGATGCCCGTGGCCTCCGCCCAGGTCAAGTCGTCGCTGCTCTTCGCGGGTCTGTTCGCCGACGGGCCCACGACCGTGGTCGAGCCCCTGCCTTCGCGGGACCACACCGAGAGGATGCTTTCCGCCATGGGCGCGAAGGTGACCCGGGACGGGAACGAGGTCACGGTCCACCCGGCGGAACGCCTCGATCCGCTCTCCATCGCCGTCCCGGGGGATATCTCCTCGGCGGCGTTTTTCATAGTTCTCGCGGCTTCGGTCCCCGGTGCGACCCTGCGCCTCGAGGGGATCGGCGTGAACCCGCTGCGGACGGGCCTGGTCAACGTGCTCAGAAGGATGGGCGCGGAGGTCCAGCTCGAATCGCTCCGCCAGGAGGGCATGGAGCCGGTGGCCGACATCGAGGTCCAGGGGCTGGAGCTGGCCTCCACGGAAGTCTCTCCCGCGGAGATCCCCGGGATGATCGACGAAGTCCCCGCTCTGTGCGTGGCGGCGGCCCTTGCGGTCGGCCGTACCGACATCCGCGGGGCGGGGGAGCTGCGCGTAAAGGAATCCGACAGGATCGGCGCGATGGTGTCCGCCCTCGCGTCGCTTGGCGTGCGATGCGGCGAGTATCCCGACGGGTTGTGGATCGAGGGCCCTTCCGCCATCGTCCCCGGGGCGCGTTGCGACAGCCTGGGAGACCACAGGATCGCGATGTCCCTCGAAATCCTCGCCGCCGCCTCCGGCGTCCCCATCGAAGTCGCCGACACGGCGTGCATCGACACTTCCTTCCCGACCTTCCGCTCTCTTCTTTCGAGGATCGTTTCTTGA
- the ispH gene encoding 4-hydroxy-3-methylbut-2-enyl diphosphate reductase yields MKRILIARSAGFCFGVKRAISIANETAGKASDKAPEEGGLPIRSLGPLIHNPQAVEELEKKGVHVVESVDDIPCGKVIVRSHGITRRDGEALAAKGVRIIDATCPFVKKAQEHARSLSREGYAVIVVGDANHPEVKSIISYIGTGVPILTSLEDLWEAAGIRKAGIVAQTTQSFENLMEFVSVALKTIPEVRVYNTICHATVLRQKETMAVAREADVMVVLGGYNSANTRRLAEICSDLNPRTRHIETAAELSPEALAGVECVGVTAGASTPEWIIEELVERIRTIWKEEKIQVSYYQ; encoded by the coding sequence TTGAAACGGATCCTGATCGCGCGCAGCGCGGGTTTCTGCTTCGGAGTCAAGCGCGCCATTTCCATCGCAAACGAGACGGCGGGAAAGGCGTCGGACAAGGCTCCGGAAGAGGGCGGCCTGCCCATCCGTTCTCTCGGCCCCCTTATCCACAACCCGCAGGCGGTGGAGGAGCTCGAAAAGAAAGGGGTGCACGTCGTCGAATCGGTGGACGACATTCCTTGCGGAAAGGTCATCGTCCGCTCGCACGGCATCACCCGGCGCGACGGCGAGGCGCTGGCGGCCAAGGGGGTCAGGATCATCGACGCCACATGTCCCTTCGTGAAGAAGGCGCAGGAGCACGCGCGGTCGTTGAGCCGGGAGGGGTACGCGGTGATAGTGGTGGGTGACGCAAACCATCCCGAGGTGAAAAGCATCATCAGTTATATAGGTACCGGCGTGCCCATCCTCACTTCCCTGGAAGACCTGTGGGAAGCGGCGGGAATCCGCAAGGCGGGGATCGTCGCGCAGACTACCCAGTCGTTCGAGAACCTGATGGAGTTCGTATCAGTGGCGCTGAAGACCATTCCGGAGGTCAGGGTATACAACACGATCTGTCACGCCACCGTCCTCCGCCAGAAGGAGACCATGGCCGTGGCCCGCGAGGCCGACGTCATGGTGGTTCTGGGCGGGTACAACAGCGCAAACACCCGTCGCCTGGCCGAAATCTGCAGCGATTTGAACCCCCGGACGCGCCACATAGAGACCGCCGCGGAACTCTCCCCCGAGGCGCTGGCGGGAGTGGAATGCGTGGGGGTGACGGCCGGGGCCTCCACCCCCGAATGGATCATCGAGGAACTGGTTGAAAGGATCCGCACTATATGGAAAGAAGAAAAAATTCAAGTTTCCTATTATCAGTGA
- a CDS encoding prephenate dehydrogenase, producing the protein MSRERVGILGLGLIGGSLALSLKGKRGAFEVWGCDRNRKHVRLALADRAVARGCTEKEIADCDIVVVCVPVLSSLDIFKRLGRGMRPGTILTDAGSAKAAVVRAGHKAVRAGVEFVGGHPIAGTENSGYQSADASLFRNKTFILTPTEANTQESLRRVERLWETAGARVLRMDPALHDHVFAYVSHLPHAVAYALVHSVATLDSKVPLGYSAGGFRDFTRIASSNPEMWKDIVLQNRKEVLSAVGHYRRNLSLLTELIRRRDEAGLLAYFRKSKKTRDGM; encoded by the coding sequence ATGAGCAGGGAACGGGTCGGAATCCTCGGGCTGGGGTTGATCGGAGGGTCGCTGGCCCTTTCCCTGAAGGGGAAGCGCGGCGCTTTCGAAGTATGGGGGTGCGATCGCAACAGGAAGCACGTCCGGCTGGCGCTTGCCGACCGCGCAGTCGCGCGAGGATGCACGGAGAAGGAAATCGCGGATTGCGACATCGTGGTCGTCTGCGTCCCCGTGCTCAGTTCCCTGGATATCTTTAAGCGGCTTGGCCGCGGGATGCGCCCGGGGACGATCCTGACGGATGCCGGCAGCGCAAAAGCGGCGGTGGTCCGCGCGGGGCATAAGGCGGTGCGGGCGGGCGTGGAGTTCGTGGGAGGGCACCCGATCGCCGGGACGGAAAATTCGGGATATCAGTCCGCCGACGCCTCGCTTTTCAGGAACAAGACCTTCATACTCACTCCGACCGAAGCGAACACACAGGAATCGCTCCGACGGGTGGAGCGGCTGTGGGAAACGGCCGGCGCGCGGGTCCTGCGGATGGACCCGGCCCTGCACGACCACGTGTTCGCCTACGTGTCCCACCTTCCGCACGCCGTCGCCTACGCTCTCGTGCACTCGGTGGCAACGCTGGATTCGAAGGTCCCGCTGGGATACTCGGCCGGGGGGTTCAGGGATTTCACGCGGATCGCCTCAAGCAACCCGGAGATGTGGAAGGACATCGTGCTTCAGAACCGTAAAGAGGTCCTCTCCGCGGTGGGACACTATCGCAGGAACCTCTCGCTGCTCACGGAGCTGATTCGCCGCAGGGACGAGGCCGGCCTTCTCGCGTATTTCCGCAAGTCGAAAAAAACCAGGGACGGGATGTGA